A part of Podarcis muralis chromosome 13, rPodMur119.hap1.1, whole genome shotgun sequence genomic DNA contains:
- the LOC114581838 gene encoding von Willebrand factor A domain-containing protein 5A-like isoform X1, translating to MIICGLITKSEEPVPLKSISVDVVVRGFVADVVSELRYHNEEKSPVEVVFVFPLDDEAAVYAFEGLIGGTRIEAQIREKKQAEQEYEDALSEGRQAFLLGREENTSDIFTCSLGNLPPDGEATLKLSYVQALAPEPDGAIRFVLPAVLNPRYAPQGSEGGNVTKSIPRVPKGTLPYTLSLSATLESPYGINRVESKCTLEPLRYRAEDRTIAQVSLAAGHQFDRDVELLIYYEDVHKPSALLEAGKPGAAPGEQSLRQQRTWGQKLKRVLRGERTGSSLMGDPALLLTLYPSVPAPKPSQKATGEFLFLLDRSGSMECNTEYSSDSPDSPMRIQSAKETLILLLKSLPLGCYFNIYGFGSTYDSFYPQSVEYTQETMSKSLQRVKELQADLGGTEILQPLQAIYSQPCREGYPRQLFVFTDGEVFNTDEVIAEVRRHSSSHRCFSFGIGEGASTALIKGIARAAGGSAEFIAGKERMQAKALQSLKKALQPAVTRISLSWDLPPGLKAELVGSGPQVIFQGQRCLIYAQIRGQHQSSGSTEGTVVLQYQFQDQTFKETMKFSLQAQETDRLPVHRLAAQALLQELEGVGEKEKEKQRLALETSLSSGVVCSQTAYVGINTELGKPLQGPLTRRDVPHPYLLPFSAPGGPAVMHSVGMSSMSRRLVGGGGPMYMMCSMPVPPVPCSADCMNEIEDTLCSESLCEDVEPTPKKEESPFLNLVSLQNADGSWPLDSDLASILGLSEAEISSKSPAQVAPNAWATVLAILWLHINAMEQKDEWELLEAKAVSWLHATTGPQLAECVKAGNAMLGSGVSPDVFEI from the exons ATGATTATCTGTGGCCTTATCACAAAGTCTGAGGAACCTG TGCCCTTGAAGAGCATCTCTGTGGATGTGGTGGTCCGTGGCTTTGTGGCTGACGTAGTGTCTGAGCTTCGCTACCACAATGAGGAGAAGTCTCCAGTGGAGGTTGTGTTTGTCTTCCCTCTGGATGATGAAGCCGCCGTATATGCCTTCGAGGGCCTGATTGGTGGGACGCGGATTGAGGCCCAGATCCGAGAGAAGAAACAG GCAGAGCAGGAATATGAGGATGCCTTAAGTGAAGGCCGGCAGGCTTTCCTGCTTGGAAGAGAAGAAAACACCAGTGACATTTTCACCTGCAGCCTGGGTAACCTCCCTCCCGATGGGGAGGCCACACTGAAGCTCTCCTACGTCCAGGCCTTGGCTCCAGAGCCCGACGGGGCCATCCGCTTTGTCCTGCCCGCTGTCCTCAACCCCCGCTATGCACCTCAGG GTTCAGAAGGGGGCAATGTCACCAAGAGCATACCCCGAGTGCCCAAGGGGACGCTTCCTTACACCCTCAGCCTCAGTGCTACGCTGGAGTCACCTTATGGCATCAACCGTGTGGAGTCCAAATGCACCCTTGAGCCCTTGCGCTACAGGGCAGAAGACCGTACGATTGCCCAG GTCTCCTTGGCTGCAGGGCACCAATTTGACAGAGATGTGGAGCTGCTGATATATTACGAGGATGTTCACAAGCCCAGCGCCCTCCTGGAGGCTGGGAAGCCTGGGGCTGCCCCAGGTGAGCAAAGCCTAAGGCAACAGAGGACTTGGGGGCAGAAACtgaaaagggtgctgagaggtgaaAGGACTGGAT CCTCGCTGATGGGGGACCCAGCTCTCCTGCTCACTCTGTACCCCAGCGTCCCTGCCCCAAAGCCAAGCCAGAAGGCAACTGGAGAATTCCTCTTCCTGCTGGATCGCTCTGGCAGCATGGAGTGCAACACCGAGTATAGCTCTGATTCACCTGATTCACCTATGCGCATTCAGAGCGCCAAG GAGACCCTGATTCTCCTGCTGAAGAGTCTCCCTCTGGGATGTTACTTCAACATCTATGGCTTTGGATCCACCTATGACTCCTTCTACCC GCAGAGTGTAGAATACACCCAGGAGACCATGTCCAAGTCCCTCCAACGGGTGAAGGAGCTGCAAGCCGATCTGGGGGGTACAGAGATTCTGCAGCCGCTGCAGGCCATTTACAGCCAGCCATGCCGAGAAGGGTATCCTCGCCAG ctcttTGTGTTCACGGATGGAGAGGTGTTTAATACAGATGAGGTCATTGCTGAAGTTCGACGTCACAGCAGCTCCCACAG GTGCTTCTCCTTTGGTATTGGTGAAGGGGCCTCCACAGCCCTCATCAAAGGAATTGCCCGTGCGGCCGGAGGCAGTGCTGAATTCATCGCAGGCAAGGAGCGCATGCAGGCCAAG GCCCTGCAGTCTTTGAAGAAGGCCCTGCAGCCAGCAGTGACCAGGATCTCTCTGAGCTGGGACTTGCCTCCTGGTCTGAAGGCTGAGCTTGTGGGGTCAGGCCCACAGGTCATCTTCCAGGGCCAGCGCTGCCTCATTTATGCCCAGATCCGTGGGCAGCATCAG TCTTCAGGCTCCACAGAAGGGACTGTTGTTCTTCAGTACCAGTTCCAAGACCAGACTTTCAAAGAAACAATGAAGTTCTCACTCCAGGCTCAGGAGACTGACAG GCTCCCTGTTCACCGTCTGGCAGCTCAGGCCCTCCTGCAGGAACTGGAGGGGGTcggggagaaggaaaaggaaaaacaacgCCTGGCTCTGGAGACGAGCCTGAGTTCAGGGGTGGTGTGTTCACAGACCGCCTATGTGGGAATTAACACAGAGCTGGGCAAGCCACTTCAAGGGCCTCTCACTCGCCGAGACGTTCCCCATCCGT ATCTATTGCCCTTTTCAGCACCTGGTGGACCTGCTGTGATGCATTCAGTTGGCATGAGCAGCATGAGCAGAAGactagtaggaggaggaggacctatGTATATGATGTGCAGTATGCCAGTTCCTCCCGTCCCTTGCTCTGCTGATTGCATGAATGAGATTGAAGACACCTTATGTTCGGAGTCTCTTTGCG AGGACGTTGAGCCCACCCCCAAGAAagaggaatctcctttcttgaacctGGTATCTCTGCAGAATGCTGATGGCTCCTGGCCACTTGATTCTGACCTGGCCAGCATCCTAGGCCTGAGTGAGGCTGAGATCTCAAGCAAATCACCTGCCCAG GTGGCCCCGAACGCATGGGCGACAGTGCTGGCCATCCTATGGCTCCACATCAATGCCATGGAGCAGAAGGATGAGTGGGAGTTACTGGAAGCTAAAGCTGTCAGCTGGCTCCATGCAACCACAG GGCCTCAGCTGGCTGAGTGTGTAAAGGCCGGCAATGCAATGCTTGGAAGCGGTGTGAGCCCGGATGTTTTTGAAATCTGA
- the LOC114581838 gene encoding von Willebrand factor A domain-containing protein 5A-like isoform X2, translating into MIICGLITKSEEPVPLKSISVDVVVRGFVADVVSELRYHNEEKSPVEVVFVFPLDDEAAVYAFEGLIGGTRIEAQIREKKQAEQEYEDALSEGRQAFLLGREENTSDIFTCSLGNLPPDGEATLKLSYVQALAPEPDGAIRFVLPAVLNPRYAPQGSEGGNVTKSIPRVPKGTLPYTLSLSATLESPYGINRVESKCTLEPLRYRAEDRTIAQVSLAAGHQFDRDVELLIYYEDVHKPSALLEAGKPGAAPASLMGDPALLLTLYPSVPAPKPSQKATGEFLFLLDRSGSMECNTEYSSDSPDSPMRIQSAKETLILLLKSLPLGCYFNIYGFGSTYDSFYPQSVEYTQETMSKSLQRVKELQADLGGTEILQPLQAIYSQPCREGYPRQLFVFTDGEVFNTDEVIAEVRRHSSSHRCFSFGIGEGASTALIKGIARAAGGSAEFIAGKERMQAKALQSLKKALQPAVTRISLSWDLPPGLKAELVGSGPQVIFQGQRCLIYAQIRGQHQSSGSTEGTVVLQYQFQDQTFKETMKFSLQAQETDRLPVHRLAAQALLQELEGVGEKEKEKQRLALETSLSSGVVCSQTAYVGINTELGKPLQGPLTRRDVPHPYLLPFSAPGGPAVMHSVGMSSMSRRLVGGGGPMYMMCSMPVPPVPCSADCMNEIEDTLCSESLCEDVEPTPKKEESPFLNLVSLQNADGSWPLDSDLASILGLSEAEISSKSPAQVAPNAWATVLAILWLHINAMEQKDEWELLEAKAVSWLHATTGPQLAECVKAGNAMLGSGVSPDVFEI; encoded by the exons ATGATTATCTGTGGCCTTATCACAAAGTCTGAGGAACCTG TGCCCTTGAAGAGCATCTCTGTGGATGTGGTGGTCCGTGGCTTTGTGGCTGACGTAGTGTCTGAGCTTCGCTACCACAATGAGGAGAAGTCTCCAGTGGAGGTTGTGTTTGTCTTCCCTCTGGATGATGAAGCCGCCGTATATGCCTTCGAGGGCCTGATTGGTGGGACGCGGATTGAGGCCCAGATCCGAGAGAAGAAACAG GCAGAGCAGGAATATGAGGATGCCTTAAGTGAAGGCCGGCAGGCTTTCCTGCTTGGAAGAGAAGAAAACACCAGTGACATTTTCACCTGCAGCCTGGGTAACCTCCCTCCCGATGGGGAGGCCACACTGAAGCTCTCCTACGTCCAGGCCTTGGCTCCAGAGCCCGACGGGGCCATCCGCTTTGTCCTGCCCGCTGTCCTCAACCCCCGCTATGCACCTCAGG GTTCAGAAGGGGGCAATGTCACCAAGAGCATACCCCGAGTGCCCAAGGGGACGCTTCCTTACACCCTCAGCCTCAGTGCTACGCTGGAGTCACCTTATGGCATCAACCGTGTGGAGTCCAAATGCACCCTTGAGCCCTTGCGCTACAGGGCAGAAGACCGTACGATTGCCCAG GTCTCCTTGGCTGCAGGGCACCAATTTGACAGAGATGTGGAGCTGCTGATATATTACGAGGATGTTCACAAGCCCAGCGCCCTCCTGGAGGCTGGGAAGCCTGGGGCTGCCCCAG CCTCGCTGATGGGGGACCCAGCTCTCCTGCTCACTCTGTACCCCAGCGTCCCTGCCCCAAAGCCAAGCCAGAAGGCAACTGGAGAATTCCTCTTCCTGCTGGATCGCTCTGGCAGCATGGAGTGCAACACCGAGTATAGCTCTGATTCACCTGATTCACCTATGCGCATTCAGAGCGCCAAG GAGACCCTGATTCTCCTGCTGAAGAGTCTCCCTCTGGGATGTTACTTCAACATCTATGGCTTTGGATCCACCTATGACTCCTTCTACCC GCAGAGTGTAGAATACACCCAGGAGACCATGTCCAAGTCCCTCCAACGGGTGAAGGAGCTGCAAGCCGATCTGGGGGGTACAGAGATTCTGCAGCCGCTGCAGGCCATTTACAGCCAGCCATGCCGAGAAGGGTATCCTCGCCAG ctcttTGTGTTCACGGATGGAGAGGTGTTTAATACAGATGAGGTCATTGCTGAAGTTCGACGTCACAGCAGCTCCCACAG GTGCTTCTCCTTTGGTATTGGTGAAGGGGCCTCCACAGCCCTCATCAAAGGAATTGCCCGTGCGGCCGGAGGCAGTGCTGAATTCATCGCAGGCAAGGAGCGCATGCAGGCCAAG GCCCTGCAGTCTTTGAAGAAGGCCCTGCAGCCAGCAGTGACCAGGATCTCTCTGAGCTGGGACTTGCCTCCTGGTCTGAAGGCTGAGCTTGTGGGGTCAGGCCCACAGGTCATCTTCCAGGGCCAGCGCTGCCTCATTTATGCCCAGATCCGTGGGCAGCATCAG TCTTCAGGCTCCACAGAAGGGACTGTTGTTCTTCAGTACCAGTTCCAAGACCAGACTTTCAAAGAAACAATGAAGTTCTCACTCCAGGCTCAGGAGACTGACAG GCTCCCTGTTCACCGTCTGGCAGCTCAGGCCCTCCTGCAGGAACTGGAGGGGGTcggggagaaggaaaaggaaaaacaacgCCTGGCTCTGGAGACGAGCCTGAGTTCAGGGGTGGTGTGTTCACAGACCGCCTATGTGGGAATTAACACAGAGCTGGGCAAGCCACTTCAAGGGCCTCTCACTCGCCGAGACGTTCCCCATCCGT ATCTATTGCCCTTTTCAGCACCTGGTGGACCTGCTGTGATGCATTCAGTTGGCATGAGCAGCATGAGCAGAAGactagtaggaggaggaggacctatGTATATGATGTGCAGTATGCCAGTTCCTCCCGTCCCTTGCTCTGCTGATTGCATGAATGAGATTGAAGACACCTTATGTTCGGAGTCTCTTTGCG AGGACGTTGAGCCCACCCCCAAGAAagaggaatctcctttcttgaacctGGTATCTCTGCAGAATGCTGATGGCTCCTGGCCACTTGATTCTGACCTGGCCAGCATCCTAGGCCTGAGTGAGGCTGAGATCTCAAGCAAATCACCTGCCCAG GTGGCCCCGAACGCATGGGCGACAGTGCTGGCCATCCTATGGCTCCACATCAATGCCATGGAGCAGAAGGATGAGTGGGAGTTACTGGAAGCTAAAGCTGTCAGCTGGCTCCATGCAACCACAG GGCCTCAGCTGGCTGAGTGTGTAAAGGCCGGCAATGCAATGCTTGGAAGCGGTGTGAGCCCGGATGTTTTTGAAATCTGA